DNA from Equus caballus isolate H_3958 breed thoroughbred unplaced genomic scaffold, TB-T2T haplotype2-0000562, whole genome shotgun sequence:
CACTGTAGAAAAGACTGACGTACTTGCTGTAACAATTATTGATGAAAGTGTATGTGCAGACACAATATTAGACAAATTCAGATGTAATTACCTTGTTGTTAACACCAGTGTTAATCAGCAGGAAGTGAGGTCCAGGGAGCTGTCGCCCAGAGTCACAGGCTGTGCCTGCGGTCAGTCCCAAGCCGATCTCTACCTGTCCTGTGATCTTCCTGGTTCTGGAACATTTATATTTCAGAATCACATCATTTTTCCGGTTTATTGTTGATCATTCCTATGACTTGGGGATGCTTTCTGTGTTCTAGGATATCAAGTGATAACGTtctgtgctgtgtgtttgttacttgatttttgactttaaaatgtgtCATTGGGTTATAACATACATTCAGAGAATTGCGTGAATATGAAGTATGCAGCTGCACAAGTGTCACTTATGTCTTGTGGACAGGTTTCTGGACCCCTTCTCCCTGGCCCAGTGGGTGAATCTCGCCCGCAAACTGCATAGGCGTTAAGTCAGTCCGATAACACCCACGCTGTGCTGCGCAGGAGCCGTGCAGGCCGTCTTCAGCCTGTGTCACACGACCTTGCGTCCCCACGTCTCATGACTGAAGACGCCTGTTGAACCtctgcagagcaggaagaggtgaAGGGCAGCTCGCTCTCACCCTCCCCCGCTGCATTGCTTAGAGATTGTGGGAATAGTTAACGACCCTGGTCCTCGTCTCCCTCCACACGCAGATAACGTCAGcatctctgaacttgtttgatgTGTGACTGAAGATGCTTGTTTATGTCACCCAGATGCACCGTATCCTTTTTTGACATAGATGAAACTTGGTCAcaaattttttccctcttctcctcttccctgcacAGTACACTGACTGCTCACACCCTCGGAGCAGTCCCCTCAGAGCACCCTGTGGAACTGGTTCTCGGGGTCCCACTCCTCACCCCGAGTATTGAATGAACTCCATCACTAATGTCACCAGGACCTTTCACTCAGTCAGCAGCATACAACCTGTGTACCACCGCCCAGGGCAGGATGTAGAATATTTCCCATGCCTCCACCCCTTGTGCCCCTCCCTTGTCACAACCCTTCTCCTGGGAAATGGCTATGCTGAGGTCTACCACCAGAGATAGAAGTAGGATCCTAGTGGGTGGTCTTTTCTGTCCTGCTCTTTCACTCATCATGATGTCTGGGAGAGTCACACTGTTGCTGCAGGTGGCAGGAGCTTAttgctttttgttgctgtgtagtattccattgtgtaaatatactcaAGTTACCTATCTATCCTATTTGATGGAAAgttgaggttgtttccatttctccacTATGGTGAGTAGAATGGTGATGAACATTCCCAGGATCTAGAAAGGTACAGGGAGTGTGATGCTGGGGTAAGAATGTGCCaggagataaatggaaaagaatacagAGTCCACAGATAGACTCACAAACATGGGCAACTGATCTTTGTCAAAAGATCAGAGGCAATTTGATGGAGAAAagttagtcttttaaacaaatggtgatggCACAATCGGGTGACCATATGGAAAAAACTTAGCAAAGATGCCAACTTTTCacatgacacaaatattcagaaaaattgTTCATGGATGTAAACATAAACTGCGAAACTATCAAAATTCTAGAACTAGCAAAGGAGAAGATACGACCTGAGTTTTCATAATGACCTTTTATCTTCAACATTGAAAGAACGAGTCTTCAAAGAAAAATCCAGTTAAGGTGGActttgttataattaaaattttctactctgtgacaatcactgttaagagaagaaaaagaccaacccTAGACTGTGCGAAATCTTTGGAAGAAGCCTATCTAAGAAAGGGCttgtattaaaatgtacaaagcatcataaattcaacaataagaaaacaaacattccaatGAAAAATGGgtcaagatctgaacagacacctcgcTAATGAAGGTATAAGCATACAATAAGCATGCaagaagatgctcaaaatcacttatCATTAGAGAGAAGCAAGTTGAAACAAAGTGAGACGCCTCGACACACAAATAGACGAGATCAATTCATGGCTGGGGGGTAGGACGGCACAGACTCTCTGTCGTCACTGCTGCCCATGCcgagtggtgcagccactgtggaagacacttGGGCACTTTCTTACAGAGCTAAACATCATCTTAACACGTGATCCCTCAACcatcttcctaggtatttacacaaTGTTTTCAAATAGAACGTCAACAAAAAAGCCAGCACACATATATAGACTGCACCTCATTTATACAGGCAGGGAacttgaatgaacaaagataaccttccataaatgaaaggacacccaaatgaggtacatccatgcaatgtaaTGCTATCAGGTGCCAACACTGAAAGAGCTATCaagatgaaaacacatggaggaatctcaaattCACCTTTCTAACAGAAAGAAGCATCTGCGAAGGCTGGGTAGAGTACGCTCTCATTGATATGGCATTCTGCAAACACAAAGCTATCAATTTGATACACAGATCAGCTTCCCAGAGCTGTGCAGGGCTGGGGTCGGGGGAGAGGGATGAAGAGTTCAGGAAATCCGTGTGATGCTTTAATGGCGGAtacttgcctctctgcctttgacgaaatccccagatttttacagtggaaagagcaaatcttgacttacacaaattagtaaaatgatttaGGTGGGTGGATCCTTGGATGGAATGCAGATGAGACTAGAGAGTCTAACCGTATtgagaatggaagaaacaaactCACTGCAAGTGGTGGGGGAAGTGGTGCTGACCTAAGGACctttggaaatgactggaatCTGTACAACTACAGGAAAAGACACCGAGCAAGCAGAAAGCCCCAATTGATAAagttctttctcaacagttactgGTTAATAACTGTGAGGCCCCTATGCATCTAGACCGGGATTGGAGAAAGGACTGAGTGGTCGTCAGATGGCAGGAGCCAGGGTTCCACTACTGCAGGGGCAGGCTTCGGGGAGGGCAGGGCGCGGGCTGGAGGGCTCCATGTGGCCATGCGTTCGACTGGGAAGCCGTGCTCTGAACTGACGTTGACCTTAATCTAAACATGGCTGTTTCCATATAGACACATATACAGCAGACAGTGTACACACGGTAAGGATCAGCACACCAGCCTAACTTAAGCATCCTGCCACCGAGAGGGCCAAGAAGCAAGGACACCCCGGAGCAACCAGCACACTGAGCTCACAGATGCACGTTTTTAATGCCATGGTCTCATACAAGGAGCCAGTGCTCCTTGAGGAAAAGGCTGattccaggctgaggctgagaaggcGCAAGACAATGCTGCAGAATCCTGTAGAAAAGTAAGGAGGCGTTATATCCCCAACTAAAATACACAGGCGCCATAGTTTTCCATCACATTGATGTCGTAAGAATATTTAAGCATTAAAACCTACCCGGCGGTGTAGTGGCTGAGTCAAATGTTTCATTTCGgctgcccaggattcacaggttcaaatcctaggcgcagacttatgccctgttcatcaagccatgctgtggtaggtgtcccacagacaaaagagaggaagattgccacacaTGTGAGGGacgctggaggcagaaagaggcagCGGAGCTCCGTCGGGACAAGGAGCGGTCTCATGCCCGCCAGCGTGGctctgagagtttgagaaagaggcCCCTTCAGAATCAGTGGGGGCATCAGTTGGACATTTGTTTAGTTAAGAAAATGGTCTGTTCAGCTGAAACACTTCAAAATCAGAGCGATGTGCATGGAGCAAAGGTAGTTGGTGTTGGTTTCTGGCCCGTGTGCGCTCACGCCCCCATCCATTCGCTGAGTGACTGAGCTTCTCCACATGAGCCACAGCGGCTCCTGGGCCCTTTGCACTTCAGGTTCCCCATACAATGCACAGGTTAGCATGGGATCTCTGTGCCTCCTTCCAGCTCCGTCTGCCTCATTGCTACATTCACATGAGGACACATTCCACTAGGGAACTATTGTTGCCGTCGTTAGGACACGAAAAACGCATCCTGGGCCCTCCTGAGAGGTGCTGCCGGGCCTCACATGCCTCCTGGATGCAGGGTTCAGTGTGGTTGGCATGCCCTCTGTGGGCCATGGTCACACCAAGCCCGTGCTCAGCAGCTTTTCTCACATCCCAGTCCCAGGCCACAGGGcgaggaaggggcagcaggccaGCAGGCCCTGGGGCCTGAACCACTCAGCAGGTCAGCACTCCCGTTTGAATCCACGCTTGGGTTGGACACCAGGGAACAAGCACCCTaggctcccctgggctcctgaggTGTTTCGggtgccccttccctgcccccttgcTCCATACCCCATGCCCTGGGAGCCCTTCCTCCCAGGACATCAGGAGGCTTAGCCCCTCCAGCCTGGCTATGGGACCCCCGAAGCCTCGTGGTCGTGTCCTCCTGGCAGGGAGcctctctattttctggaaatgaaCTCCAGTCGTGCTGGCTGAGGGCTCCAGCCCTGTTTGTCTGAGGCTCCATCCGTcgcccaggctgcatgcctgctgCTCTCTGAGATGGGGCCCCGTTTTCCTTAACGTGCCCTGTTGTTCACcacaagctctctgggcctccaacTCCTGCCCGCTCCAAGCTGTGTACTGTCTGCTCCCACCCCTCACACCCCTGTTACTGGGCTCTACCTTCTGCTGGGAAGCCCACCAGTTGGCTTTGACTGGTCTGTGGACACTCAGCACTGCCCTGGCCTCTGTTCACCTCTGTTTCCATCACGGTGGACACCCAGCTCTGTGTGACAACCTCACATCCTTCCAGCCATCCTCAGCTCCCCACGAGTCCTGGTCCAGCTCCTTCTTTCACACCTCCTACCATCCAGGATGCTTTTAAACAGCCTCTGAGTACCACAGACAAGCTGCCGCTCCCCCAGGCCACCTGCTCTGATGCTAGCCTAGGTCCCTGCATCTCGgctgcttccaggaggaggtgcctCCTGGGCAAGGCCCTGAGTGACCACCTTAGTGTAGTCATGCTCAGAAACTCAAAACCAGGTCCTGCTTCCTGTGAGCTCATGAAGATTCTGGAGACATGGTCGGAGAGCTGACGCTGACTTCCCAAATCTGCTTCCAGGCCATTCCAAAATGTCTGCCCGAGAGAAGGCCCGACTACCCAGCAGTTGTCCCCTGCAATGGGGTGGGATGGCACTCATGGCACGAGAACTGCGGGGAGCAGGGATGTCTCCCTTGGTCTGTTTCACTCTCTTGGCAAGAAGACCACAGACCAGTGAAGAGTTCTGATGATGAAACTTTGCCCAGTTCTGACTCCCACTCTCTGTGGTCAGGAGCAGCCTTGGGGGGATGCTTGTTAAGAAACAGCTAGTGAGACTACACGGCAGAACTTTGTGTCACTGAAGAACGTCGTAAAGTCTCACACCAGGACCCTTTAACTGTGTGACGCTATTCTTCTCTGGCACAAAATGTGCCCCCAATCCAACAAGATTCCAGTTGCTCCTTCGTTTCTGGGCCTGATGGTGggtgggatagaaggaaattcatGACTTCAGCCTCTAATCTGGTAGGACAATCAGGCACACActgagctctctctgtctctcacggCCAAGGGAGGGGGACCAACTCAGAACTGACCTGGGCCCTGGTCGCATCGAGGACAACAGGTTCCCTGCGTCAAGATGGAGTCCCTGGCTAAGCCATCTGTCTGAGGGGGCAGAGATGCGGTGGGCAGGCATTCTAGGTGCGGGCAAGAAGAgcggaggtgagggagcaagagagCCCAGGCATGTTTGAGGAGGACAGGCCAGATGGTGTGGGTTACAACGGCCAATTACTcctcctttctgtgcttcctctacGTTATTAAAAACCTGGGATATTACCCACAACACTCCAAATTATTCTGAGGGCAAAATGAGTGGATACGCACAAAGACTCTTAACCTAGACCTCTTGCCTTCCCcggccctgctcagccctgggtccTGGCGCTTCTCTTGCTCTTGGAGGTAAAGGATGGTCTGCCGTGTAGCCAGTCACGTTCTTGGATGGCTGTGCCCTGTCAGGGAGGCCGTGGGCAACCAGGATGTGTGCTCCGTCCTTGCCGCAGCCTGAAGGCCACGCTGGCAGAGGCCAGGCCCCCTGTGTGTCTGAGGGCCACTGGCAGCCTCCATCCAGAGGGGAGAGCTCTGAACCGCTAAACAAGTCATCTGGGTCTTGCTGTGACTGGGTGTTTCCGTGGGAGCACGTTCACAATACTCGGCGGTGACCCCTGAGCTCCTGATCACCGGGTGGGGACTCTGGGTGAACTCAGCGCAGTGGCTCTTGTCCACCCATACTGCCAGCCCTTCAGGATTTAAACAGGCAAGGCTTGTCCATGGATGCCCAGAGATCATAGTTGGGTGGCATTCCCCTGGAGGACATCCCTACACCTgcccctctcagcctcagctttCAAAGCCCCCAACAGAAATGGCTCACACAGCCCAGGAGGtaaccacagcacaagactgcGGATGAGAGCACAGCCATGCCAGGGGCAAAGGTCTATGGGCTCGGGCCCAGCCAGAACGTAGGACAAGTCAGGAATAACATGACTCAGGGTGTGACGGACGGATCTCCTAGACCAAGGACGTCAGCACCACACAGACCCGGAAGTCACCTTGGTCAGCAAGGGACCGAGTGGGGGTTTCGTCTGGCCAGGTACATGGACCCTTATCCCGCCTGTCAGAACCCATCCTGGTCCATCAGGccagccagggaggagtggctgtgaggcacctgagggagggtggggccttGAGGGGACTTCTGACTTGACAAGAGTGAAGAAGGAagtgcaggggctggggtcctgggtcacagggagcaggagggTGTCGGGAACGGGGCCCAGCTGGAGCCTGGACGGCTGCACCACAAGTGTTCCCCTGGAGAGGAGACGAGCAGGGAGAGGACTTCGGAGCTGGGGACAAGTTCCCAGCAGGATTCCAGCCCAGGGAAAGGGTGAGCATGGAGCCCCAGGGGGACACTGAGGATGGGAGGTCCTGCCTGCTCAAAGTCCCTGCACAAATGACCTTCCCCTGGCCTTGTCCTCTCCACACGCACGGTTTGATCTCCTTACGtgttttccccacttagagctgatGCGTTTCCAGTGGCTGAACTAGAAAACTACAAGTTCCCAACATGGGGTCCAGAGACACGTCCACAAGAGACGCAGGAaatgtttcctctccctccagagtgtggacgggcagcccctctcctggggcacagagtggGCCTGGCAAGTGGTGGCTTTAGGGCCCCCCACATTTCCGTGGTGGATGCTCGGCCTGAGAAAACACCTCGTCCTCCCATCTCAGGGGTCTGaggggctgtctctgctcctggcccagcttCACGATGCTGACACGGACCTGTCCTCTGAGGAGGGGCACTTGGGggtctccttcagcagccagggaggggctgcaccttcccccctctcccacacacaaTAATCGGATGACTGCAAAATTTCTTACTCCAGTGAGGGATCTGAGAGTCTGGACAGCGTTTAAATTAGCACAGAATGTGAAAGAACCACCACTCCCAGGCTCTAAGAGAAACAGGACTTTAATACAACAGTCTGCAAATCTGGCATGAACTATTTACAAGCAGTGATTCTCACCCCTACAGAGATGGAAATTGGCCTCAGGAAGGGGTGGCAGGCCGTGGGGCCCTTGCACCCTGAGTGCCCCAGCTGGGCCCCTGCTGCTAAGGAAGAGGTCATACGACAACGGGACACTCACTCTCTCCTCAGCTTCATGATGGCCatgctctctgggcctggagtGATTTGCTGGCCAACTAGCAccggggctccagctggcaggacaggctgtagctacaggacagagtggcACCTGTCAGCCTCCCACAATCCACAACCCTGGTGTCCTTCCCGGCATCTGCCCAGCAGCTGGAGCCCAACTTCCCCAGCCATCGCCATGCGACAGGTCAGGGCTGACAAGGGAGTCATGGACTCAGGCTCTCCGGACTGGCCAGCAGGGAGAGTGCACCTGTTCCTCCCCATGTCCTGTCCAGCCTCACCTCTCGTCCTCACTGAGCTGCTCCATGTCCCAGAACCAGGCCCTGAATCGCTCCTGGGGCTCTAGGTTGTaattctctgcagcctcctggagctgcaCGATCTCCATCATCACTTTGTGCTCCTGgcaccagagggaggagaggatgcagacagagcctgctggggatgctgcagggtcttcagggggtgaggagtggggcaaGGGGCTGGTCCTGGGTCCTTGCTCACATgggaccctccttccctccaattccacGCAGGACCTACCTGTTCTCAGAGATGGGTAGAAGCCCCTCCCGCAGGAAGTTTTGCTTGATGCCCaccgctgcccccaccccccccactgGATGGGTCTCCTGATTCTCTGTCATCCAAcactctcaataaatgtaagatgCAGCGGGTGGTGCCCAGGAGAGTTCCGCCCAGGGGCGTCTCTGGTTTCCacgcccctctcctccctgacatggaaggccacagctgctcacctttttctttttctcgtgGTTGATCtcattgccctggaaggcagacagcaaaAGTCCATCAGAACGAGCCCCCTAGCTATGACCAGCCCCCGTGCACACCCCTTCTCATGGTGCCCAGCTCCAGGTCTAGGAGGGGGCTGAGCCTGACAGAAAACAGGACTTGgacccaggccaggctctgggctccagagaagggaggacaTGGGGGCCGACACTCAAAGACCCTGTAGCCCAAGCCCCTCTGATGACGGACAGGGAGGCTGAGTCCTCAGGCAGGCAGGGACAGCTCCATCAGTGTGCTGCCTGACTTGGAGGCTGACTTCTCTCTCGCCTCCAACAAAGCCCATGCGGCTCTGCAGGCGGGCAGCTCTGCTGCTTCGCCAGCCTGGGGACCCGGGACGGGCTCCAGGTGGAGCCTTCGTTCCCTCATCCCTAAGAGGGGCACACTGTCCCAGCCCACAGGGGAGCCTGGGAGGCTGTCATGACAGGAAGTTACCACATTCTGACCACTCAGGTCTTGGTACTGGGACTGTGTCTTCCCAAGTCCCAACCTGGTCATCCCCTTCTGGCCCCCGGCCTCACTCACATTTACGTAATCCTCCCTGGCAGTGTCCAACATGATCAGGTCAGTTAGCATGGTGCCCAGGAAGGGGACGATGCCCTGTGCCATTGGGATTAGATGGGATGAGGCCCTGGTCTCAGGTGTCCCCATGACCCTCCCCTGAAAACTCCTCATGCTcagcctcctggcccagcccagggtcCCCACACGGAGCAGCCTCAAATCCTTTATAGCCGGCCCTcaatccccacccctcaccctccaagAACACCAGACtcctcctggtcacctcccagggcctgcttTTGGCTGGTCACAGGGCCTTTAATCCTTGGCCCCGCCACTCTCCCGACCCACCCTgctgcagctccccaggccctcctcctggtcacttctaaGGGCGGGTGTCAGGCTCTGCGGCAACAggaggagggctgcaggaggaaggcCCCCTCTCTGGATTGGAGCCcccagctgggagggcagagtcccctcctctgaccttggagcccctccccacaggcgcactcaccttctgctgctgcctcttccggCCTCTCTGCAGGGTCCTCAGCAGGGTGGCAAACTTGGAGGGCTGCTTCTGCCAGGACTGAGGACAGGGTCAAGGAGgccatcctcccctcaccccacttctcctcagcccctctgacctcagcccTGGACGTCTGAACCAAGTCAGCTGGTACCCATGCTACTCCATCCTCCAGCACACTCTGATTCTAGAACAGTCCTAGCTCCAACActctcgctgtgtgaccttgggccgaAGGCCTGTCCTCCTTGAgtcagcctcctcatctggaaagtgtgaCAACTCCCCCTACCTCGCAgggtctcctgaggactcagcGTCAGTGACGGTCTACATGGTTCTGGCTCTCACCCCACCCGGCGTGAAagggtggggcggggctgagAGGACACTTCGGTTTCTCTTTCATGTGAAGCCTATGAGGTCCACTCAGGAAAGATCCACCGAGCACCACCAGTTTCCTGGACACTTCCCATAAGCCACCTGGGCACCAGTTACTGCTGACTAGGACCCAGGTGAGTGTTCCTGACAGGGACAGACTAGCAGGGACCGTGGTAGGGCCAGTGGGgagtcacacatgcacaaacatctGTCATGCTCCAGCCATTCAGACTCAAGGCTGGGCAGCCCATTTGTCCACCTGGCCTGGGGGAATGCCTGGCAGTGCCCATCCCgagggcaggcagggtgccctccTCGTGGAGAAgtggtgaagacagaaggagcagtgggggccTGGCTTCCTAAGGACACACTGAGCTGGTTCAGGGAAGAAACATACGCCCGTCCACCCCATGCACGCAACAGCCTGGAAGAATCTAAGTGCTGACAGCGTGGACCAAAATGGAAGGCAGCCCCTGCTCCACCGGCCAGCTCAGCATCCCCTCCGGGATCAGTCCAGACACCCCCACTTCCTGCCATGACCGGGGCTTCCCACCCCACAaacacctcccccacctgcccatggaccAAACATACCCCATCTTCCTGTTCATCCAGGGAAGACTGGAATTGTACACAGAAACTCCAAGTGAGAAATGACCGTCCACATCCTGCCCCGTCCCCCTTCCACACACCCCGCCTCTGCCTCCACTCTACCTTGATGAGCAGCTCCCAGCTAAGGGAGTTGTCCTCATCacagagctttttaaattttcggcagctcttcctgaggggggaaaggaggaaggagaaactcaGGAACAATGGGGCAGGGGGCATAAGTGCAAGTCCCTTCTCTATGAGAATCTGGAAAATCCAAACTGCCCGAATGAGGATTTTCGTGGGGGTCCTCTGAGCACTGACGTCACCATGGGACTGCAGAGGGGGCTCTCATGTTGGTCACCTGGGGCTGCCACTCCCTTTTCTATGCAGCAGCTGTATTTTGACCAGTTTGGTTTTCCACTGGGCACAGAGTTCTGTTGCTGTATGGCAAACACTTGAAAATCTCCACTTGGGTTCAACCTACTATGTGACATCGAGGGAACCTGATTCCTGAAGCAGAACTGGGGGCCTAAGTTGCCAGTGAGgatcagggacactgcacacccacccaggccctgtgccaaggGCTTACTGCCACCCAGGAAGCTCCAGCCGACGAGAGGGCAATGGCAGACACGTgggagctccctcctccccctggtcCTCCTGCGGAGAGGCCTCCCCACCTGGACACCTTCCCCCAGGTCTTCTTCAGTCTGTGTATGGGCACGCTCTGCAGAGCCGAGAGGACTGCGTGCAGGGAGGAGATGTTCCTCAAggctcggcactcctgaggagggagaggaggagctgggagggggagcaggagccctgtctgctctggcttcagtccccctcccttccactctcccctcctgAGTGGGACAGATGGCCAGGGTGCCAGGGTGGGCACAGGTGGACCAAAGAGTAACACTTCCAGGAGGAGGAATTTCGTTCAAAGTaggaaggagccagggaggaagtgaGCATCCCACCACTGGGACATGCGAGTCAAGGTCACTGTGCCCTTGACAGGAAGGACCTAGCGACTGTGCAGGGGCTTAGAGTGCAGCCTTCAGTCCTGAGAGCTGatcaaggagaaggggcagttccACGGCTCTGGAGAGGGTCTCCCCCCGCATACCCTGGCCACCTCGATCCACCGCTCCAGAACCTTGGCCCTGCCCCGGGCCGTCACGTTTGGGTCCCCAAGGCAGGACGTCATGACGCACTTTACTACTCTGTTGAACTGCACCACTGTGGCCCAGACGGTGGGTGCCACGTTCTCATGTCCGGGCCGGTTTCTTTTGCCCCAGGTGGAGCCCAGACACTCAGAGGGCTCGACGTTCTTGAACacttcctggggaggagggggagtgtcACTCAGCCCTGCCACGGCCCAGCTGAGTGTCCAAGCAGGAGTCACCGGTCTAAGGAGgggctcaggaagctgaggatgtgTTCTCAGCGTGGTGGGAGCCCCTCGCTTTCATTGTTCTTCCACtgagagcacccagcacaggaggaCCCGGGACTCCAGActggtggggaaaggacaggagcATTTACACACAGCCCACCCCCACAAACTGCAAGCTCCAGAGGGCTGCTCCGCTTGGCTCCTCCCAAGGGGGCATCTCCCTGCATCCTGAGCATCCTTGGTCCCAGGCCCCATTCCGCTGCACATTCCCCTGTGCCAGCTACACCCACGGGCTTTGTCAGGTTGTCTCCCTTTTAGTGAAGTACACGACTGGTGCATCACAAatgctgaggctgctgagcaTCCCGAGCAGATGGCTGGGCCGCCTGAGTTCCTGGCTGCACACAGTGAGTTCTCCTCCCCGACCTCTAGGGCCAAGCCCCACCAGGCTTCCTCTGTGTTCTACTTCACTCCATGTGCTCAGCCCCTCTGTCCAGCAGGGCCTCTTGGTCCCCATCTCTACAGTGTGAGGGTGGAACACGAAGGCTGGGGAGTTGCCCAGATCCCATGgttgggaagtggtggagctgggattgggACCCAGGTCACAgaagcagccacagggaaaagcAGGTCTGGGCCAGCTGATGGCATAGGGgtggcctgccccaccccaccctgagaGCCCGAATGCTCACCGCGTCAATGGCTGTCAGCTGTTCTGCCACGTCCCTTGGGGAGAAGGCCATGA
Protein-coding regions in this window:
- the LOC138922165 gene encoding ral guanine nucleotide dissociation stimulator-like isoform X2 — translated: MFEELCVGFDFSPSLVKEQEQQATSSILCRSEEPTLSVAEARTMLTLKAGAVQKVVGCLQPSFHGRSISVTTFPCVYQAFYPTPQVLDQLLQSALSPIWGPRPQENSQDMWQMLRHSRINLTLAYLQDLLPGSVLKHQATPLLIQVDLFQATELETEAPAPAPALLPGAEAEKGPHLELDGTPVLFLPSLLALEPAAAPSAAPDPERVPSAAPAQVPGPELDSTGPRGLLGFPPQAPVTAADSAPVPEASHPCRVTGKKQPDGKPSLMAFSPRDVAEQLTAIDAEVFKNVEPSECLGSTWGKRNRPGHENVAPTVWATVVQFNRVVKCVMTSCLGDPNVTARGRAKVLERWIEVARECRALRNISSLHAVLSALQSVPIHRLKKTWGKVSRKSCRKFKKLCDEDNSLSWELLIKSSLDEQEDGSWQKQPSKFATLLRTLQRGRKRQQQKGIVPFLGTMLTDLIMLDTAREDYVNGNEINHEKKKKEHKVMMEIVQLQEAAENYNLEPQERFRAWFWDMEQLSEDESYSLSCQLEPRC